The Caldicellulosiruptor acetigenus DNA window AGATTGTGAAATACTGGTATCATGGAATTTTAAGCATATTGTAAAAGTAAAAACAATTCAGGGTGTAAACGGAATAAATAAGTTAATGGGTTATAGAGAAATCCAACTGGTATCACCGCTTATGATGTTAGAAGAAGAAGTGATTGATAGGTTTGAAACGAGTGATATGAAAGAATTACATGAGATAAGGGAGAAAATTTACGAGGAAACAAAAAATATGACACGAAAAGAATTTATTGAGTATATTCACAAAAAGGCAGAAAAAGCTGAAGAAGAAATGAGAAAATTAAGAGAAAAAGCTAAAAAAGAAGTAATCCAATAAGTTTGCAACTTAGATAGAAAGTTAGCCCTGAGAATAGTTTGCAGGAAACTATTTTCAGGGCTTTCTATTTTTTAGAGGACGATAAATTTTGCGGTAGCAAATTCAAAAATCATGATATAACTATATTGAGAAAAACTTTGTCAAAGGAGTTGATAGCACCATGAAAAAACTTGTGAGCTTTTTAGTCATCCTGAGTTTAATTCTAACCCTTTCCTTCCCAGCAGCACAGGCAGGAACAATTTCACAATCTATATCCCAGAAGATAGAATACATCACAGCCGGTGAGCTTGTGACATCACTGCTACTGGGCGCAAAGGTAAAACCGAATGGTATTGCAGACTACTGGGGAAAGGCAGTGCAGATGGGCTTGATACCTGGTGAGGTCAAAAAAGACAAACCACTCACAAGGGCACAGGCAAGCTATATTGTGTGGAAGCTCATAAATGCAGTGCCAGAGCTGAAAGCAAAGAATATTCCAGTGTCGATAAGGAGAGTGCCCCCGACAGAGGCGTTCATGAGAGGAATTTGCTTTTTCGGTGGACCACTTTCGAGCAATTATGAGTATAACAATCTTAAAATTGCAGGTTATGACCTTTTAGACTTCATTCAAGGCTATCAGCTATTAATACTTGAGTACAAATACGCAGATGGTTCAACAGTGATAAAGTATGTGTGGGACAGGTATAAAGGAACAAGTTTAGCACCAGGAACGTATAAATACATTACAGACCCATTCCAGAAAATACTTGATGAGTTCAAGAAAAAGTATCCTGACAAGTTAGTATACGCACCAAGACCATACCAAAAGGGTTGGCTTTTTACAATGGACGTTGTAAGAGAAGCAAAGTCAATAAAATATCCTGTAGACCTTGTAAAAAAGACACAATGGGGTACGTTGAGGCATACAGTAGATGACCCAGTAGAAGTTGCCGAGTGTGTTGCTGATGGGGAAAAGGAAGTAACACAACTTGGTGTGCCCATCACCAGACAGGATATAGCAACAATCAACTGGTACTATTACTCCAAAGGTGTTGATACATTCAGAGGCGGGTTTGGGAAATACAACATTAGAGAACACACGTATTTCAACATGTACCTTGAAGATTACCTTGTGAACTACCCGAGAAAATACCCAACAGACCATACAAGGTTTGCTTACTACTGCAAGGACTATTCAAAGATACCGCAGTTATATAGAGAGGCAATGCTAAGGCTTGCTGATTTGGGTATCATCACACCTGACCAGTCGGCGCTTTACATTGGTGTTTATTACTTCAACCCTGCAAAGGCGCTCACAAGAGCTGAAGCTGTTGAGATGATAAACAGGGTGTTTGATAGGACAAAGAGAGATGTGCTGGATGAGGTGAGTGTGAAGTCGTATCAATACTGGATACCTAAAGTGGAAGTTGGGGCAGGAGAATATATGGAATACAGAGATGACATCAAAAAGTTTGAAACGTTAGGTAATGCAGACGAGTTTGGCGATGGAATTTTCCCCGCTCAGAGGCAAGCAACATTCAGAATACAGGAACCTAAGTCTCTGGGATTTGTTAAAGCAACGTTTAAAAGTTATCCAAATGATTATTTTTACTGGATGATGAATTGCAAGCAAACCTCAGCTGGTTTTGTATATTCTGCAGCGTTGAACAATAACCATGCTACTGTTTTAATGTACGATGAAGCAGATATGACAGGAATTGAAGAGTGGGACAAGAACAAAGCTATCAATTACATTCCAATTGCGTACAGGGATGAATTCAAAAAAGATGTGAACACTTATACAGCAAAATATTTAGTATCAAAGAATATGTTTTTGATAAAACAATATGGTAATGTGTATGTATACTACAACTGCTGGTTAGGTGATAAATCAGGAGTTAACTATCAGATTTATCCTACAAAACCACAAATGAGCGGAATAACTTTTTTAGTAGCCAAACCAAATTCAAAATATACTCAATAAGTAGTGAGGTGAAATAGAAAATGAATAAAAAGCATGAGAGCTGGTTTAAGGCTCTTTCTTTTTTATGTATTTTGTCCTTAGTTTTAAGCCTTATCCCACCAGTAGGAATTTGGCAGAGTGTTAAAGCCGACGATGTTACTTTGTATAATGGCGGACTTGATAGCTACAATGGATTGAGTTATACAGAGTGGGCAAAAAAAGCAGGCGTAAAACCAACTTTAGATGTTACTATAAATGGAACAACAAAGACGCTACATTTTAATAGCGAAATCTACGCAGAACGTGGGCAGGTAGTTTATGGCGAACCAGATGATGTACCTGCAAACCATCTTGTCTCACCAGCCGGGTTTAAACCTGCACCTGACGGATATTTCTATGCAGTCAAACAAAGCAACGGTTCATACAGATTAGCACTGCCAGGGACAGCAGGTGCCGTTCGTGGCTGGTTTAGATACCTTGGCTATTC harbors:
- a CDS encoding S-layer homology domain-containing protein, coding for MKKLVSFLVILSLILTLSFPAAQAGTISQSISQKIEYITAGELVTSLLLGAKVKPNGIADYWGKAVQMGLIPGEVKKDKPLTRAQASYIVWKLINAVPELKAKNIPVSIRRVPPTEAFMRGICFFGGPLSSNYEYNNLKIAGYDLLDFIQGYQLLILEYKYADGSTVIKYVWDRYKGTSLAPGTYKYITDPFQKILDEFKKKYPDKLVYAPRPYQKGWLFTMDVVREAKSIKYPVDLVKKTQWGTLRHTVDDPVEVAECVADGEKEVTQLGVPITRQDIATINWYYYSKGVDTFRGGFGKYNIREHTYFNMYLEDYLVNYPRKYPTDHTRFAYYCKDYSKIPQLYREAMLRLADLGIITPDQSALYIGVYYFNPAKALTRAEAVEMINRVFDRTKRDVLDEVSVKSYQYWIPKVEVGAGEYMEYRDDIKKFETLGNADEFGDGIFPAQRQATFRIQEPKSLGFVKATFKSYPNDYFYWMMNCKQTSAGFVYSAALNNNHATVLMYDEADMTGIEEWDKNKAINYIPIAYRDEFKKDVNTYTAKYLVSKNMFLIKQYGNVYVYYNCWLGDKSGVNYQIYPTKPQMSGITFLVAKPNSKYTQ